The following proteins are co-located in the Massilia litorea genome:
- a CDS encoding DUF2782 domain-containing protein produces the protein MPRTLPRLTLSIALLACAGTVYAQTAQTGQTSPAAPAATSGQPQTERIEPGSDEPATKIEPRRGTRIKEKRNNGQVTEVEVQAGKSHYTLKPNQPAGNAVPGDAQSSAFRAPQWQVMEFDLNGKKKAADAEAAAAAAGTTAPAPPGSVTASSIGAAGAPKVKVPPATVQMTKPADIPPPPPLPATR, from the coding sequence ATGCCGCGCACACTTCCCCGCCTGACCCTGTCGATCGCCCTGCTGGCCTGCGCCGGCACAGTGTACGCACAAACGGCCCAGACCGGACAAACCTCGCCGGCCGCACCTGCTGCGACCAGCGGGCAGCCGCAGACCGAACGCATCGAACCGGGCAGCGACGAGCCGGCCACGAAGATCGAACCGCGCCGCGGCACCCGGATCAAGGAAAAGCGCAACAATGGCCAGGTGACCGAAGTCGAAGTCCAGGCGGGCAAAAGCCACTATACGCTGAAGCCGAACCAGCCCGCCGGCAACGCGGTGCCGGGCGATGCACAGAGCAGCGCCTTCCGCGCACCGCAATGGCAGGTGATGGAATTCGACCTGAACGGGAAGAAAAAGGCGGCCGATGCCGAGGCTGCTGCTGCCGCTGCGGGAACCACGGCGCCGGCGCCGCCAGGCAGCGTGACCGCCAGCTCGATCGGCGCTGCAGGCGCACCGAAGGTCAAGGTGCCGCCGGCAACTGTCCAGATGACGAAGCCGGCGGACATTCCGCCGCCACCGCCGCTGCCCGCTACCCGCTGA
- a CDS encoding homoserine kinase, with the protein MAVFTAVTLDDLTQWMKQFPLGQAVALKGIASGIENSNFFLTTQRGAERAEYVLTVFENLDFDQLPFYLQLMRHLAERGIPVPAPVPNAVGDLVVPLHGKPAAIVSKLEGSSQMDPQPVHCAEVGTMLARMHLAASDFPMQQPNLRGLAWWQATTPLVLPYLTPANACFLHDEVTFQTEFAASPVYAQLPRGPVHADLFRNNVMFVGEKLTGCFDFYFAGVDTWLFDLAVTVNDWCIDLDSGELDEARVNALLASYRAVRPFTDAEDIAWQPMLRAAALRFWLSRLYDFYVPREAEMLTPHDPTHFERILRERIATPAPRLANFE; encoded by the coding sequence ATGGCAGTTTTCACGGCGGTAACACTGGATGACCTCACCCAGTGGATGAAACAGTTTCCTCTCGGCCAGGCAGTGGCGCTCAAGGGCATTGCCTCCGGCATCGAAAACAGTAATTTCTTCCTGACGACCCAGCGCGGCGCCGAGCGTGCCGAGTATGTGCTGACGGTCTTCGAGAACCTCGACTTCGACCAGTTGCCCTTCTACCTGCAACTGATGCGCCACCTGGCCGAGCGCGGCATCCCGGTGCCGGCGCCGGTGCCGAATGCCGTCGGCGACCTCGTGGTGCCGCTGCACGGCAAGCCGGCCGCCATCGTCAGTAAACTCGAGGGCAGCTCGCAGATGGACCCGCAACCGGTGCACTGCGCGGAGGTCGGTACGATGCTGGCGCGCATGCACCTGGCAGCAAGCGACTTCCCGATGCAGCAGCCGAACCTGCGCGGCCTGGCGTGGTGGCAGGCCACCACGCCGCTCGTGCTGCCCTATCTGACGCCCGCGAACGCCTGCTTCCTGCACGATGAAGTCACGTTCCAGACAGAGTTCGCAGCCAGCCCCGTCTACGCGCAATTGCCGCGCGGCCCGGTCCACGCCGACCTGTTCCGTAATAACGTGATGTTCGTCGGCGAAAAGCTGACCGGCTGCTTCGACTTTTATTTTGCCGGCGTCGACACCTGGCTGTTCGACCTGGCCGTGACCGTCAACGACTGGTGCATCGACCTGGACAGCGGCGAGCTCGACGAGGCGCGCGTGAATGCGCTGCTGGCCAGCTACCGCGCCGTGCGCCCGTTCACCGATGCGGAAGACATTGCCTGGCAACCGATGCTGCGCGCCGCGGCGCTGCGCTTCTGGCTGTCGCGCCTGTACGACTTTTACGTGCCGCGCGAGGCCGAGATGCTGACGCCCCACGACCCCACCCATTTCGAGCGCATCCTGCGCGAGCGCATTGCGACGCCCGCACCGCGCCTGGCTAATTTCGAATGA
- a CDS encoding BPSS1780 family membrane protein, producing the protein MPAITGWNWLKQGTGLFRKQPAALTTLLFANILFSLLISAVPLLGKMVAVVLIPSFSMAFMKACLMIENGERVTPPVLLTGFRKPVIGPLCKIGLIYLGASLLLTLLTKVAIDPSFWQQVSQPVDPAAPPQVQASDLLAMFGIFLLDVAVLIALAFAAPLTYWQQMGPGKATFYSFFAVLKSARVFIVLLMAWFAIFFGICFIVALVLGGTSLARVAIMWLIFLFVLLLQCAMYAGYRQIFGKPVEMPATGRVNLDK; encoded by the coding sequence ATGCCCGCAATTACCGGCTGGAACTGGCTGAAGCAAGGCACCGGCCTGTTCCGCAAACAACCCGCCGCGCTGACGACCCTGCTGTTCGCCAACATCCTGTTCAGCCTGCTGATCAGCGCCGTGCCGCTGCTGGGCAAGATGGTGGCCGTGGTCCTGATTCCCTCGTTCTCGATGGCTTTCATGAAGGCCTGCCTGATGATCGAGAACGGCGAGCGCGTCACGCCCCCGGTACTGCTGACCGGCTTCAGGAAGCCGGTCATCGGTCCGCTGTGCAAGATCGGCCTGATCTACCTCGGCGCCTCGCTGCTGCTGACCTTGCTCACCAAGGTCGCGATCGACCCGAGCTTCTGGCAGCAGGTGTCGCAGCCGGTGGACCCGGCCGCGCCGCCGCAGGTGCAAGCTTCGGACCTGCTGGCCATGTTCGGCATTTTCCTGCTGGACGTGGCGGTGCTGATCGCACTGGCCTTTGCCGCGCCGCTCACCTACTGGCAGCAAATGGGGCCGGGCAAGGCCACCTTTTACAGTTTCTTCGCCGTCCTGAAAAGCGCGCGCGTGTTCATCGTGCTGCTGATGGCCTGGTTCGCGATCTTCTTCGGCATCTGCTTCATCGTCGCGCTGGTGCTGGGCGGCACGAGCCTGGCGCGCGTGGCGATCATGTGGCTGATCTTCCTGTTCGTGCTGCTGCTGCAGTGCGCGATGTATGCGGGGTATCGGCAGATTTTCGGGAAGCCGGTGGAGATGCCGGCGACAGGGCGCGTCAACCTCGACAAGTGA
- a CDS encoding UvrD-helicase domain-containing protein — translation MNLLHNLNPEQLAAVTLPSQSALILAGAGSGKTRVLTTRIAWLLQTGQVSPAGIMAVTFTNKAAKEMLTRLSTMLPVNTRGMWIGTFHGLCNRLLRTHYRDAALPQSFQILDSQDQLSMIKRLLKAANVDDEKYPAKNLMYFINNAKDQGLRAGQVEAYDPIERKMVELYELYDQQCQKEGVVDFAELLLRSYELLSRNAPLRQHYQMRFKHVLVDEFQDTNDLQYNLLKLLAGHGEQVGGAIFAVGDDDQSIYAFRGANVGNMSAFERDFHVKNLIKLEQNYRSHGHILDSANYLIANNTKRLGKNLRTDAGQGEPVRIYEASSDLEEAQWIIEEAKSLMGEGLERKEIAILYRSNAQSRVIEHALFAAGIPYTVYGGLRYFQRAEVKHAIAYLQLMDNPHNDSAFLRVVNFPTRGIGVRSIEQLQMAADTYGISLYAAVPYMTGKAGTSLGGFVKLIEGARFETQQLALPEMVRVVLERSNLLTHYANEKEGADRIENLEQMVNAATQFVQEEGFGQFAPAHLGPPSQAQAGDAVVYQDGIEIMDADTPLPQVMSPLSAFLAHASLEAGDAQAQAGQDAMQLMTVHSAKGLEFDAVFITGLEEGLFPHETSAREADGVDEERRLMYVAITRARKRLYMSFTQQRMLHGQTRFNMKSRFFDELPEEALKWLSPRVQSHWFANKKAATAWDDAAFRNAGSDNKIAAQITQKSGGGSGWRIGEAVAHAKFGEGVIVNIEGGAGAARAQINFGAAGMKVLDLSVAKLERIAR, via the coding sequence ATGAATCTCCTTCACAACCTCAATCCCGAACAATTGGCAGCCGTTACGCTGCCCTCGCAAAGTGCGCTGATCCTTGCCGGCGCCGGTTCGGGCAAGACCCGCGTCCTGACGACCCGTATTGCCTGGCTGCTCCAGACCGGACAGGTGAGCCCGGCCGGCATCATGGCGGTAACGTTTACCAACAAGGCGGCGAAGGAGATGCTGACCCGCCTGTCGACCATGCTGCCGGTGAACACGCGCGGCATGTGGATCGGCACCTTCCACGGCCTGTGCAACCGCCTGCTGCGCACCCACTACCGCGACGCCGCGCTGCCGCAATCGTTCCAGATCCTCGACTCGCAGGACCAGCTGTCGATGATCAAGCGGTTACTCAAAGCGGCAAACGTCGACGATGAAAAATATCCGGCCAAAAACCTGATGTACTTCATCAACAACGCGAAGGACCAGGGACTGCGCGCGGGCCAGGTCGAGGCCTACGATCCGATCGAACGCAAGATGGTCGAGCTCTACGAACTCTACGACCAGCAATGCCAGAAAGAAGGCGTGGTCGATTTCGCCGAGCTGCTGCTGCGCTCCTACGAGCTGCTGTCGCGCAACGCGCCGCTGCGCCAGCACTACCAGATGCGTTTCAAGCACGTGCTGGTCGACGAGTTCCAGGATACCAATGACCTGCAGTACAACCTGCTCAAACTGCTGGCCGGGCATGGCGAGCAGGTCGGCGGCGCCATCTTCGCCGTCGGCGACGACGACCAGAGCATCTACGCCTTCCGTGGCGCCAACGTCGGCAACATGTCGGCCTTCGAGCGCGATTTCCATGTCAAGAACCTGATCAAGCTGGAGCAGAACTACCGCTCGCATGGCCACATCCTCGACAGCGCCAACTACCTGATCGCCAACAACACGAAGCGTTTGGGGAAAAACCTGCGTACCGATGCGGGGCAGGGCGAGCCGGTGCGCATCTATGAAGCATCGTCGGATCTCGAAGAAGCGCAGTGGATCATCGAAGAAGCCAAAAGCCTGATGGGCGAAGGCCTGGAGCGCAAGGAAATCGCGATCCTGTATCGCTCGAACGCGCAAAGCCGGGTCATCGAGCACGCGCTGTTTGCGGCCGGCATTCCCTATACCGTCTACGGCGGCCTGCGCTACTTCCAGCGCGCCGAGGTCAAGCATGCGATCGCCTATCTGCAGCTGATGGACAATCCGCACAACGATTCCGCTTTCCTGCGCGTCGTGAATTTCCCGACCCGCGGCATCGGCGTGCGCTCGATCGAGCAGCTGCAGATGGCGGCCGATACCTATGGCATCTCGCTGTACGCGGCCGTGCCCTACATGACGGGCAAGGCCGGCACCTCGCTCGGCGGCTTCGTGAAACTGATCGAGGGCGCGCGCTTCGAGACCCAGCAGCTGGCGCTGCCGGAAATGGTGCGTGTCGTGCTCGAGCGCAGCAACCTGCTCACCCACTACGCCAACGAAAAAGAAGGCGCCGACCGTATCGAAAACCTGGAGCAGATGGTCAACGCGGCGACCCAGTTCGTGCAGGAAGAAGGCTTCGGCCAGTTCGCGCCGGCCCACCTGGGTCCGCCCTCGCAGGCGCAGGCCGGCGACGCGGTCGTGTACCAGGACGGCATCGAGATCATGGATGCCGACACGCCGCTGCCGCAGGTCATGTCGCCGCTGTCCGCCTTCCTCGCCCACGCCTCCCTTGAAGCGGGGGATGCCCAGGCCCAGGCGGGGCAGGACGCGATGCAGCTGATGACGGTGCACTCGGCCAAGGGCCTGGAATTCGATGCCGTGTTCATCACGGGTCTGGAAGAGGGCCTGTTCCCGCATGAAACCAGCGCCCGCGAGGCGGACGGCGTGGACGAAGAGCGGCGCCTGATGTATGTGGCGATCACGCGCGCACGCAAGCGTTTATATATGAGCTTCACCCAGCAGCGCATGCTGCACGGCCAGACCCGTTTCAATATGAAATCGCGCTTCTTCGACGAGCTGCCCGAAGAAGCCCTGAAATGGCTCTCGCCGCGCGTGCAGAGCCACTGGTTCGCCAACAAGAAGGCGGCGACCGCCTGGGACGACGCCGCCTTCCGCAACGCCGGTAGCGACAACAAGATCGCCGCCCAGATCACCCAGAAATCGGGCGGGGGCTCCGGCTGGCGCATCGGCGAAGCGGTGGCGCATGCCAAGTTCGGCGAAGGCGTGATCGTGAATATCGAGGGTGGCGCCGGTGCGGCGCGCGCGCAGATCAACTTCGGCGCGGCCGGGATGAAAGTGCTCGATCTGTCGGTGGCGAAACTGGAGCGGATCGCCCGCTAA
- a CDS encoding SRPBCC family protein — protein MLNRVVTVAALAVGGMMLSKQMKKGRTQNGDSSIIEAIEVNVPLRTAYNQFTQFEDFPQFMKSVKEIRQLDDKRLHWKANIAGEDKEWDAEITEQIPDKRIAWRSIGGVHNAGVVTFHKISDNVTRVTLQMDYQPDGALEAIGDALGAVRMETRSNLQNYKEMLEKRGSETGAWRGKIDQH, from the coding sequence ATGTTGAATCGAGTCGTGACGGTCGCCGCACTTGCAGTCGGCGGAATGATGTTGTCGAAACAAATGAAGAAGGGCCGCACCCAGAACGGCGATTCGTCGATCATCGAGGCGATCGAAGTGAACGTCCCGCTGCGCACGGCCTACAACCAGTTCACCCAGTTCGAGGACTTCCCGCAGTTCATGAAGAGCGTCAAGGAAATCCGCCAGCTCGACGACAAGCGCCTGCACTGGAAAGCGAATATTGCCGGCGAAGACAAGGAATGGGATGCGGAAATCACCGAGCAGATTCCCGACAAGCGCATCGCCTGGCGCAGCATCGGCGGCGTGCACAATGCCGGCGTAGTAACCTTCCATAAAATCTCGGACAACGTCACCCGCGTGACGCTGCAGATGGATTACCAGCCGGACGGTGCGCTGGAAGCCATCGGCGACGCCCTTGGGGCGGTGCGCATGGAAACGCGCTCGAACCTGCAAAACTACAAGGAAATGCTGGAGAAGCGCGGCTCCGAAACGGGCGCATGGCGCGGCAAGATCGACCAGCACTGA
- a CDS encoding M13 family metallopeptidase, with protein sequence MHQLTRLALAGALACSAAFAAAQTTEPDRPATTFPYTPGLDVSAMDKSADPCVDFYQYACGGWMKNNPVPSDQARWSVYSKLAQDNQRYLWGILDGLAKQKEGRNATQQKIGDYFGACMDEGAIAKRGAEPLAPFLTQIDSMASIRELPRVLAGLQLALSSEDFFFGFSSNQDFGDSTRVIAFASGGGLGLPDRDYYLKTDARSKEIRAKYEAHVRTMFGLIGESEASAKRSAATVMRLETALAQASLTRVDKRDPYKLFHKTDLKGLQAMTPGFDWKSYLAAAGQPGIKTFNVTEPKFMKAFSKQLRANDLVAVKTYLRWHVLKSLSPALAPQFDQPHFAFFSQTLRGVEKQPPRWKRCVQLVDAQLGEALGQEFVSRAFSPELKAKSLHMTRQVEEAMAKDIESLDWMSPDTKKRAREKLDAIVNKIGYPDTWRDYSAFEVRPDDFTGNAIRGTQFENRRQLAKIGKPLDRSEWLMTPPTVNAYFNPQMNDINFPAGVLQPPLFDPKMDDAPGYGNTGGTIGHELTHAFDDEGRQFDARGNLKDWWTKKDAKEFTDRAQCIVDQYAGYTVVDDIKINSKLTLGEDVADLGGVILGWMAWKTQMASMPQQAQPARDGLTPEQRFFVGYAQWACENDRPENLRVTAMTDPHSPGKYRVNGVVINMPEFEKAFACKPGQPMAALKRCRVW encoded by the coding sequence ATGCACCAACTGACCCGTCTTGCCCTCGCCGGCGCGCTTGCCTGCAGCGCCGCCTTCGCCGCTGCCCAGACCACCGAACCGGATCGTCCGGCCACGACCTTCCCCTACACGCCGGGCCTGGACGTCAGCGCGATGGACAAGAGCGCCGATCCCTGTGTCGATTTTTACCAGTACGCGTGCGGCGGCTGGATGAAGAACAACCCGGTCCCAAGCGACCAGGCGCGCTGGTCGGTCTACAGCAAGCTGGCGCAGGATAACCAGCGCTACCTGTGGGGCATCCTCGACGGCCTGGCGAAACAGAAGGAGGGCCGCAACGCGACCCAGCAAAAGATCGGCGACTACTTCGGCGCCTGCATGGACGAGGGCGCGATCGCCAAACGCGGCGCCGAGCCGCTGGCGCCGTTCCTCACCCAGATCGACAGCATGGCCTCGATCCGCGAACTGCCGCGCGTACTGGCCGGCTTGCAACTGGCCTTGTCGAGCGAGGATTTCTTCTTCGGGTTCAGCTCGAACCAGGACTTCGGCGACTCGACCCGCGTGATCGCCTTTGCCAGCGGCGGCGGCCTGGGTTTGCCGGACCGCGACTATTACCTGAAAACCGACGCGCGCTCAAAGGAAATCCGCGCCAAGTACGAAGCCCACGTGCGCACGATGTTCGGCCTGATCGGCGAATCGGAAGCGAGCGCCAAACGTTCGGCCGCGACCGTGATGCGCCTCGAAACCGCGCTGGCCCAGGCCTCGCTGACCCGGGTCGACAAGCGCGACCCGTATAAGCTGTTCCACAAGACGGACCTGAAAGGCCTGCAGGCGATGACGCCGGGTTTTGATTGGAAAAGCTATCTGGCCGCCGCGGGCCAGCCGGGCATCAAGACCTTCAACGTGACCGAACCGAAGTTCATGAAGGCGTTCAGTAAACAGCTGCGCGCGAACGACCTGGTGGCGGTCAAGACCTATCTGCGCTGGCATGTGCTGAAAAGCCTCTCTCCGGCGCTGGCGCCGCAGTTCGACCAGCCGCATTTCGCCTTCTTCAGCCAGACCCTGCGCGGCGTCGAGAAACAGCCGCCGCGCTGGAAGCGTTGCGTGCAGCTGGTCGACGCGCAGCTGGGCGAAGCGCTGGGCCAGGAATTCGTCAGCCGCGCATTCTCGCCCGAGCTGAAGGCGAAATCGCTGCATATGACGCGCCAGGTGGAAGAGGCCATGGCGAAAGACATCGAGTCGCTCGACTGGATGAGCCCGGACACGAAGAAGCGCGCCCGCGAAAAGCTCGACGCCATCGTCAACAAGATCGGCTACCCGGACACCTGGCGCGATTATTCGGCCTTCGAGGTCCGGCCCGACGATTTCACCGGCAACGCCATCCGCGGCACGCAGTTCGAGAACCGGCGCCAGCTGGCCAAGATCGGCAAGCCGCTCGACCGCAGCGAGTGGCTGATGACGCCGCCGACGGTGAATGCCTATTTCAATCCGCAGATGAACGACATCAACTTCCCGGCCGGCGTGCTGCAGCCGCCGCTGTTCGATCCGAAGATGGACGACGCCCCCGGCTACGGCAACACGGGCGGCACCATCGGCCACGAACTGACCCATGCGTTCGACGACGAGGGCCGCCAGTTCGATGCCAGGGGCAACCTGAAAGATTGGTGGACCAAAAAGGACGCCAAGGAATTCACCGACCGCGCCCAGTGCATCGTCGACCAGTACGCGGGCTACACGGTGGTGGACGACATCAAGATCAACAGCAAGCTGACCCTGGGCGAGGATGTGGCCGATCTGGGCGGTGTGATCCTCGGCTGGATGGCCTGGAAGACGCAGATGGCGAGCATGCCTCAGCAGGCGCAGCCTGCGCGTGATGGCCTCACGCCGGAGCAGCGTTTCTTCGTCGGCTATGCGCAATGGGCCTGCGAAAACGACCGTCCTGAAAACCTGCGCGTCACCGCCATGACCGATCCCCATTCGCCGGGCAAGTACCGGGTGAACGGTGTCGTGATCAACATGCCGGAGTTCGAGAAGGCCTTCGCCTGCAAGCCGGGGCAGCCGATGGCGGCGCTGAAGCGTTGCCGGGTCTGGTAA
- a CDS encoding acyl carrier protein: MRQPIDKVKTMRSPSRLVPPRSENGFSWVWLLGALLVGFGYFVHSFSNVVRCITAFLILVFCAYVTVINKREKRRFEAISSIRDEESICTFARSFSTRHVDTWVIRAAHQEIQRLMKSYVPAFPVRASDVLLDDLHIDSDDIEELLVDIAARTGHSLDETESNPFYGKVDTVRDLVLFINAQPQLATVRPSA, translated from the coding sequence TTGCGTCAACCTATCGACAAGGTAAAGACCATGCGTTCTCCGTCAAGACTCGTTCCACCTCGCAGCGAGAATGGCTTCTCATGGGTATGGCTGCTGGGAGCTTTGTTGGTTGGATTCGGGTATTTTGTGCATTCCTTCTCGAACGTGGTCCGGTGCATTACAGCGTTTCTGATTCTTGTGTTTTGCGCTTACGTGACTGTTATCAACAAACGGGAAAAGCGCAGATTTGAAGCGATTTCCAGCATCCGTGACGAGGAATCAATATGTACCTTTGCACGGAGTTTCTCGACCAGGCATGTGGATACTTGGGTCATTCGTGCAGCACATCAGGAGATCCAGCGACTGATGAAGTCATACGTACCGGCCTTCCCCGTGCGAGCGTCGGACGTTCTCTTGGACGACTTGCACATAGATTCCGACGACATCGAGGAATTGTTGGTGGACATTGCCGCGCGGACTGGGCACTCGCTTGATGAGACCGAAAGCAACCCTTTTTACGGGAAGGTCGATACGGTTCGGGATCTGGTGCTATTCATCAATGCACAGCCACAATTGGCCACTGTTCGGCCGTCCGCTTAG
- a CDS encoding YciI family protein, translating into MTKFLVSFPASAMDVPAEDMPAVAEASHAIIREAKAAGVYVFGGGINIEVAPVMVAADGSCTSDTYRQTREFDGGFCVLELPSRPDAVRWAAKLAAACRCAQELREFYYDPES; encoded by the coding sequence ATGACAAAGTTTCTTGTTTCCTTCCCCGCGAGCGCAATGGATGTTCCTGCCGAGGACATGCCTGCTGTTGCTGAAGCGTCGCACGCGATTATCCGAGAGGCAAAGGCCGCCGGGGTCTACGTGTTTGGCGGTGGAATCAATATCGAGGTCGCACCCGTCATGGTTGCAGCGGACGGCAGCTGCACAAGCGACACATATCGCCAGACCAGAGAGTTCGATGGGGGCTTTTGCGTACTCGAACTGCCGTCCAGACCGGATGCTGTTCGGTGGGCGGCCAAGCTCGCTGCGGCCTGCCGCTGTGCACAGGAGCTGCGCGAGTTCTACTACGATCCTGAAAGCTGA
- a CDS encoding YnfA family protein has translation MPDLIRFTALFALTALAEIVGCYLPWLVLKQGKSVWLLLPAAASLTLFAWLLTLHPTAAGRTYAAYGGMYIAVALLWLRFVDGIPLSRWDLAGAGLALAGMAVIALQPR, from the coding sequence ATGCCGGACCTGATCCGTTTCACCGCCCTCTTCGCCCTCACCGCCCTCGCCGAAATTGTCGGCTGCTATCTGCCCTGGCTGGTACTCAAGCAAGGTAAATCCGTTTGGCTGCTGCTGCCGGCCGCCGCATCGCTGACCCTGTTCGCCTGGCTGCTGACCCTGCATCCGACTGCCGCCGGCCGCACCTATGCGGCCTACGGCGGCATGTATATCGCGGTGGCCCTGCTGTGGCTGCGCTTCGTGGACGGCATCCCGCTGAGCCGCTGGGACCTGGCCGGGGCCGGCCTGGCGCTGGCCGGGATGGCCGTGATCGCCCTGCAGCCTCGTTAG
- a CDS encoding outer membrane beta-barrel family protein, translating to MPATHRSDLPRLPAKSAIALGALLACVSAVAQQAPAPVSASTPEQAQSAPEAAATVSVTTKRNANRIDRQVYDVKADPASSNDTVADTLNKVPSVAVDPDGNVTLRGKSNVQIYVDGKPSAMMQGDNRAAAINALPAADLESVEVINNPGAQFGNEGGGGPILNLVMRRERTPGGFASVNANLGTEGRANLSSFGSYTTGRMSVQGGVYGRRDKRESTGDTVRERIDPATGAVARSTQASNSDTANDTVGMNASLSYNLGEKDVVAATVMASGTDSDTVSSERFHSTNAAGLVDSDYLRQASRDGRSRNYSLSTRLDHKGDSQGELFKMDLRLSGAKTEGDLRNASDYTVRPVNAQAARTRQDNETSNRIADFTGDYELPGEHGIVKLGYKLARTSSVFDNAYLDIDAATLAERLNTGRSNRFELDETTAALYASYQWRINKDWGVLGGLRAEYTDVDMFQATTNIRAGNHYLDAIPSAFVTYGWSDDTTLRLSYAHRIRRPGAGDLNPFVVYRDEYNVSSGNPALQPSDSDSLEFGIETKLGKVDTNLRLYARRDTDLISERRFFLADNVLLTTKENAGSSNSGGLEFTFGGKLTDKLSVNASGNLGYAEQSVLGSASGDKRSATTLSGRARFGYQYDRNNHFQLMLNAQGKTLLGEGYRQPVRTADFNYRHNLSPALSLVLNVNDLFDSQKMESITETDRLREHSIRRFNGRTYFVGLSYRFGSFGGNGQRPMRGGGGPGMHGAGGGGGGGGPGH from the coding sequence ATGCCTGCCACACACCGTTCCGACCTTCCCCGCCTGCCGGCCAAATCCGCCATCGCGCTCGGCGCGCTGCTCGCCTGCGTGTCGGCAGTGGCGCAGCAGGCGCCTGCGCCTGTGTCCGCTTCCACGCCCGAGCAGGCCCAGTCCGCGCCCGAGGCAGCGGCGACGGTCTCGGTGACCACCAAGCGCAACGCGAACCGCATCGACCGCCAGGTCTACGATGTGAAGGCCGATCCGGCCAGCTCGAACGATACCGTGGCCGATACCCTGAACAAGGTGCCCTCGGTGGCGGTCGACCCGGACGGCAACGTGACGTTGCGCGGAAAGAGCAATGTGCAGATCTATGTCGACGGCAAGCCCTCGGCCATGATGCAGGGCGATAACCGGGCCGCGGCGATCAATGCCTTGCCGGCGGCCGACCTGGAATCGGTCGAGGTCATCAATAATCCCGGCGCCCAGTTCGGTAATGAGGGCGGCGGCGGACCGATCCTGAACCTGGTGATGCGGCGCGAACGGACGCCCGGCGGTTTCGCCTCGGTGAACGCGAACCTCGGCACCGAGGGCCGTGCCAACCTCAGCAGTTTCGGCAGCTATACGACCGGACGCATGAGCGTCCAGGGCGGGGTGTATGGCCGCCGCGACAAGCGCGAGTCGACCGGCGACACGGTGCGCGAACGCATCGATCCGGCCACCGGCGCCGTGGCGCGCAGCACCCAGGCCTCGAACAGCGATACCGCCAACGACACCGTCGGCATGAATGCGTCGCTGAGCTACAACCTGGGCGAGAAGGATGTCGTCGCGGCGACCGTCATGGCCTCCGGTACCGACAGCGATACCGTTTCGAGCGAACGCTTCCACAGCACCAATGCCGCCGGCCTGGTCGACAGCGACTACCTGCGCCAGGCAAGCCGCGACGGCCGCAGCCGCAACTACAGCCTGTCGACCCGCCTCGACCACAAGGGTGATTCCCAGGGCGAACTCTTTAAAATGGACTTGCGCCTGTCCGGCGCGAAGACCGAGGGCGACCTGCGCAACGCCAGCGACTACACGGTGCGTCCCGTTAATGCCCAGGCCGCGCGCACGCGTCAGGACAACGAGACCAGCAACCGCATCGCCGACTTCACGGGCGACTACGAGCTGCCGGGCGAACACGGCATCGTCAAACTCGGCTATAAACTGGCGCGCACCAGCAGCGTGTTCGACAACGCCTACCTCGACATCGACGCCGCGACGCTAGCCGAACGCCTCAACACCGGCCGCAGCAACCGCTTCGAGCTCGACGAGACGACCGCGGCCCTGTACGCCTCGTATCAATGGCGCATCAACAAGGACTGGGGCGTGCTCGGCGGCCTGCGCGCCGAGTACACCGATGTCGACATGTTCCAGGCGACGACGAATATCCGTGCCGGCAACCATTACCTGGACGCGATCCCGAGCGCCTTCGTCACCTATGGCTGGTCCGACGACACCACGCTGCGCCTGAGCTACGCGCACCGCATTCGCCGTCCGGGCGCGGGCGACCTGAATCCCTTCGTCGTGTACCGCGACGAGTACAACGTTTCCTCCGGCAATCCGGCGCTGCAGCCGAGCGACTCCGATTCGCTCGAGTTCGGCATCGAGACCAAGCTCGGCAAAGTGGATACGAACCTGCGCCTGTACGCGCGGCGCGATACCGACCTGATTTCCGAACGCCGCTTCTTCCTGGCCGACAATGTCCTGCTGACGACCAAGGAAAACGCCGGCAGCAGCAATTCGGGCGGCCTCGAATTTACGTTCGGCGGCAAGCTCACGGACAAGCTGAGCGTCAACGCCAGCGGCAACCTCGGCTATGCCGAACAAAGCGTGCTGGGCAGTGCCAGCGGCGACAAGCGCAGCGCGACCACCTTGAGCGGACGCGCCCGTTTCGGCTATCAATACGACCGCAACAACCATTTCCAGTTGATGCTCAACGCCCAGGGCAAGACCCTGCTCGGCGAGGGTTACCGCCAGCCGGTCCGCACGGCCGATTTCAATTACCGCCACAACCTGAGCCCGGCGCTCTCCCTGGTGCTCAACGTCAACGACCTGTTCGATTCCCAGAAGATGGAATCGATCACCGAGACCGACCGCCTGCGCGAACACAGCATCCGCCGCTTCAATGGCCGGACGTATTTCGTCGGCCTGTCCTACCGCTTCGGCAGTTTCGGCGGCAACGGCCAGCGCCCGATGCGTGGCGGCGGCGGGCCGGGCATGCACGGGGCCGGCGGCGGAGGCGGCGGAGGCGGCCCAGGCCATTGA